CGGAGTGGATTAACGGCTTCTGATCAACATCGGCTATCTCACCGCTGGAAGCTATCTCCAGCTCTTTTACACCCTCATCGGTAATCTGCGCAAGCAGGCTTCCCATCTTCTCGGCGAGCGTAAGATATGGCTGTACCCTTTTCAGAGTTTCAGGATCAACAGCCGGAACGTTTACCGCGTTTAGGATCGCGCCTGTTTCAGCGTACGCAACCATCTGTCTAGCCGCCGCGAGGGCGACATTCTCCTGCGCCTCTTCGGTACTGGCTCCAAGATGCGGAGTGCAGATAACATTTGGATTCGTAACAAGCCTGCTACCCTTATCGGGCGGCTCTACTTCAAAAACGTCGAGCGCGGCGCCTGCTACTTTGCCGGATTCGAGAGCAACACAAAGCGCTTCCTCATCGATGATCCCGCCTCGCGCGCAGTTCACTACGCGCACACCATTTTTCATTTTGCCAAACTCGGAAGTTGAGATCATATGTTTGGTCTTTTCAGTTAAAGGAGTATGTACCGAAATAAAATCGGACTCTTTCCAGACATCTTCCAGCTCAACCAGCTCCACGCCAAGCTCTTCGGCTTTCTCTTTGCTAATGAACGGATCAAACGCGATACACCGCATCTTGAAACCGAGAGCGCAACTGACAACAACAGAACCGACGCGACCAAGACCGACAAGACCAAGTGTCTTCCCCATCAGCTCAACGCCTATCAGCTTCCTGTTCCATTCGCCGTTCTTTATACCTGCTGTACCCTGCGGAATGTTCCTCGCAAGCGACAGCAAAAGACCGAAGGTGTGTTCGCCCGTGGTGACCGTGTTGCCGCCCGGTGTATTTTCAACTGCGATACCTTTTTTTGACGCATGAGGTATATCGACATTGTCGACACCGGCTCCCGCCCTGGCGATAACCTTGAGATTTGTAGCGGCATCAAGAATGTCCGCCTTTAGTTTCGTCGCGCTCCTTATTACAATACCGTCGTAGGCAGAAATTATTTTTTTCAACTCATCCGGCTTGAGGCCGACTTTTACGTCGACATCTATAGAACTTGAAGCGCGAAGGATGCTTAGCCCCGCCTCGGAAAGATCATCACTTACTAGAACTTTAAATTTATCAGCCATCACTAAACCTCAAATGAGTTCATAAGAACTTCCTGTACCGCGGCAACTCCGCTGCCCATCTCGACCTTTGCACCAAAACGGGCAAGGGCCATTTCAATTGAAGAAAGAGCTATAACAATATCGAACTCGCCAATGTATCCGAGCTGAGCAATTCGTATTATTTTTCCTTTCCACTGATCCTGCCCGCCGGCAAAGGTAATTCCTACTTTGTCCCTCAAAACTTTTACAAGCTTGTTACCATCGACACCTTCAGGAAGAAACACTCCGGTCATCGCTTCCGACGGAGAATCCGTAACCATCTTCAGACCGAGCGCCGCCGTTCCTGCCTGCGCCGCTTTCGCCAGCAACGCTGTTCTTTTGTACCAGTTATCAAGCCCTATTTCGTCAAGCATGTTTAGAACTTCCCTTAGGCCATTGATAAGCGAAACAGCTGGAGTGTACGCGGTCGTCTTATCTGCCAGATTTTTTCGCTCCTTTTTAAGGTCGAAATAGAACTTGTTGTTCTTCGCGCCATCAACCTTTTTCCACGCCTTTTCACTTAGCGCGATGAACGCAAGACCTGGCGGAAGCATAAATGCTTTTTGTGAACCTGATATCAAGATATCAATACCCCACTCATCCATAGGTATATCAAACACGCCTACCCCTGTTATTCCATCAACAACCAGGAGGACGTCGCTATTTTTTGTAATCTGGGCAATCTCCTTAATCGGGTATTTGACCGTGGTAGAAGATTCTGTCGCCTGCATCAGAACACCTTTTATCGCCGAATCCTTATCAAGCGCCGCCTTTATTGCCGCAGGGTCAACCGCGTTGCCCCACTCGACATTCATCCATTCGACTTTTAAACCGTATGCTTCCGCAATCTTCCCCCAGCGTTCGCCGAACTTTCCGCCATTCACAACCAGAACCTTCTCTCCGACAGAAAATGAGTTCGTAACGGAGGCCTCCATTGCGCCTGTGCCGGAAGAGGAGAGTATTAATACATCCTGTTTCGTATTGAAAACCTTCTTCAAACGCTCGGCAGTATCGGCGAAAACAGCCGAAAACTGGGGCGTTCTGTGGTGAATAATCGGCTGAGCCATCGCGAGCAATACCCTTTCAGGGACAGGTGTCGGACCCGGTGAAAGAAGGTAACTTTTCAACATTATCTAGTCTCTCCTACGCAGTAAATATTAGTAAATCAGTTGTCTTGTACCGTCAAATTGAAAGTAATCATCCGCTAACCGGAAACGACGAATTATAGGCAAATTTTCGGCAATTTGCCAGTAAATCAGGTTAAAAATGAATTCATCCTGAACGCTGAGACAGATACCATTTACGGAGATTTGTTTTGAACCATATTTTCATTCCGATACCTGCGAGATATTGCCTGCAATGACAATTCCATAGCATTCTGGAATGCAAAAAATAAAACCATTTTGTCAATCGCCTCAAGGGGATTAGAATTTAACCTGATGACTAATAAATATAAACTGTTTGACCTCCTGAAAGTATCGATAGGCCTCTGCTGTGTCTCGCTACTTGCCATATCAGTAAGGCCAATAATCGCCGACGCGCGAATGACCCTTACAATAAAACAGGAACGTCTACTCGGACTGCCAAACAGCTTCATGGTGTACGTCCCTGATTTTCCGCAAAACGGAAAACTTACCCCTTACAGAGTAAAGGAAGACGCAGAAAAAACCTTGAGCAGAGGGGGGATCAGTCTGGTAGAAAACTATAAAAAAGGCCCGCTGGCAAAGATCATCCTAAACGTCGTTCCCGATTCACAAACCGACAAAATAACAGGCACCGACTACCTCATTGACATAAACGTCTACAACCTCTCCACCATTGCCACGGAATACGACCTTCGCGAAGGGACCGTCTGGAAGATAGGCTCCTACAAGGAGACGCTATCGAGAACATATCCAAGAGCTGTACAAAAAAGGATAAGAGTGCTCCTTGAATATTTCATGGAAGATTATTTCGCCGCCAATCCATATCTGAAAAAGCCTGTTAAGGAAGAAGAGCATCAATTGCGAAAAAAAGGTGACTCGTTAATCAAGCGCGGCGGCCCCTGAAACCACCCAAAGCCTGTATTCATTCCGTTTTGATATCACACTTAATAAAATTCCGTTCATCAACGGAGGCATTGATTACTTTTTCCATTTAGGGATAATAGAGAATGTAAATAACTGCGGAGATGATAATATCATCCGCTGATTTAAGTAATCAGGGGTGCTCTCCTTGAGCTGAGATCCCGATAGCTTTCGGGAAACCCTTAGAACTTGAACTGGGTAATTCTAGCGAAAGGAGATTTTATGTTAATCCGGCAAAAGCGCGCCAAATGCGCCGAAAAACTAACAGCCTGCGCCACAAAAGGGAGACACCAAAGATGCTTGAGATAGCAGGTAAAAAATTCAATTCGCGGCTCCTTATGGGAACGGGTAAGTTTTCATCCAACGATGTGATGCACGACGCGATTATTGCCTCCGAATCCGAGATCGCCACCGTTGCCATTCGGCGGGTTGAACTAAACTCCAAAACAAAAGGTATTGTCGACTACATCCCAAAAGGTATCAATCTTTTGCCAAACACATCGGGCGCGCGGAATGCCGACGAAGCCATACGAATAGCGAGGCTTTGCAAAATGGCCGCTGGAACGAACTGGGTGAAACTCGAAGTAATTTCCGATCCGGTTTACCTGCTCCCCGACCCGATCGAAACCTTAAAAGCGGCGGAACAACTCGTGAAAGAAGAGTTTGTAGTTCTACCGTATATCAACGCCGACCCGATGCT
This portion of the Nitrospinota bacterium genome encodes:
- a CDS encoding thiazole synthase, which translates into the protein MLEIAGKKFNSRLLMGTGKFSSNDVMHDAIIASESEIATVAIRRVELNSKTKGIVDYIPKGINLLPNTSGARNADEAIRIARLCKMAAGTNWVKLEVISDPVYLLPDPIETLKAAEQLVKEEFVVLPYINADPMLAKHLEEAGCATVMPLGSPIGTNKGLKTVEMIKIIIDICKIPVVVDAGIGKPSDAAYALELGADAVLVNTAIAVAKNPVEMAKAFKMAVTAGRMAYESGLGDEKDKGEASSPLT
- the serA gene encoding phosphoglycerate dehydrogenase, yielding MADKFKVLVSDDLSEAGLSILRASSSIDVDVKVGLKPDELKKIISAYDGIVIRSATKLKADILDAATNLKVIARAGAGVDNVDIPHASKKGIAVENTPGGNTVTTGEHTFGLLLSLARNIPQGTAGIKNGEWNRKLIGVELMGKTLGLVGLGRVGSVVVSCALGFKMRCIAFDPFISKEKAEELGVELVELEDVWKESDFISVHTPLTEKTKHMISTSEFGKMKNGVRVVNCARGGIIDEEALCVALESGKVAGAALDVFEVEPPDKGSRLVTNPNVICTPHLGASTEEAQENVALAAARQMVAYAETGAILNAVNVPAVDPETLKRVQPYLTLAEKMGSLLAQITDEGVKELEIASSGEIADVDQKPLIHS
- a CDS encoding alanine--glyoxylate aminotransferase family protein, encoding MLKSYLLSPGPTPVPERVLLAMAQPIIHHRTPQFSAVFADTAERLKKVFNTKQDVLILSSSGTGAMEASVTNSFSVGEKVLVVNGGKFGERWGKIAEAYGLKVEWMNVEWGNAVDPAAIKAALDKDSAIKGVLMQATESSTTVKYPIKEIAQITKNSDVLLVVDGITGVGVFDIPMDEWGIDILISGSQKAFMLPPGLAFIALSEKAWKKVDGAKNNKFYFDLKKERKNLADKTTAYTPAVSLINGLREVLNMLDEIGLDNWYKRTALLAKAAQAGTAALGLKMVTDSPSEAMTGVFLPEGVDGNKLVKVLRDKVGITFAGGQDQWKGKIIRIAQLGYIGEFDIVIALSSIEMALARFGAKVEMGSGVAAVQEVLMNSFEV